TAtgttgtaaaaataatgtataataaattatataatgcagttgtaatataaataatattcataaatttaattagcttttttaattaattcacacAAACTATCATCTCTTCACTTTGattgtaatataaattaatttatttaaatttataatactaattttttgtaatttgtatttataaaaaagctAATAGAGTTtacactaattattaattaaattaaataagtaatttatatatttactagtttgtcaataaattatgatactgaagttagcagatgtctaataatttttggatttttttttagacgataaaacataaaaaaaaaatatttgtcaaaattgcacctgtagtttttaaaattttctacttgtgcatatttttattgtatttttttgaaattgatttgttgaaatacgaaaattcaaaaatttttatatggctgctaacttcagtatcataataaattaaactgcccaaaaaatttgattacgataattattgaattaattttaaatattaatgataaattttgaaattttgattcaaaaaaaagttcaaaggaAATAAATCTCCTAGATCTTTTTAGGAACTTAAAATTTGTCCCTAATTCCCTAAATCTTCCGCACATGCGCAGTAATCTAATGGCTGTCATAAAATAAACACAACACTTCTGTAAACTTAATTCGTGTTCGTGTATCGTGGATTTATGACTGTGTGCCTGCGATCTgtccaaataaaacaaaaaaaaagaaacattaCGAGTGAAAGTTTGGAAATAAACCCAATTATTCATCAGCGCTCTTCCTAATTTGTCTTAAAATAACATCAATTACAACCATCATTACTAGTAATATTATTACTTGACATTTGTACTATCAAGTAGAATAATACTGAAGTCTTTCAAGAAGTTTCCAGAAAATACGAgaagtttttttactttccagACTTCAACATACTggtggcaaaaaaaaatttttaaacttttggaagtcaggtaaattattttactgtttAATTAACGTAATTgctcaattatttacttactgttattattattattattattattattattgtaaaacaATTGATCATTCAATATGTCccaacataaataatttaccggGGGGTTAGCGTccattacttaaatttatttttaaatttgagtaaaaaaaattaattgaataaaaaattaaaaagttattaattacaatatttattatttgatataaataacaaaagtaaGTCGAAGGTTATGGAGGTTTCTGATGAATTCATAATCAAAATTGATACTCTTGGAGAAAttgattttgataattttactttttgtttatttctagatatttataaattaaaatttctataatcaAGATGACAATGCCGACACAATTTCAAATGATTCATCCACCAGCTCAGAATCAAATGCCCGGACCTCATATGCACACACCCCCATCAATATTCGAGCACATGATGGGTCAGCAGAACCCACCTCATGAGCCGGGGGCTTGGTCACAGATGCCCCAGATACCTCCGATGTACATGCCCTGGAGTATTCCCAGCATGCAGCAGTCGCAGATGATGAGATTCACTGGAGAAAAAGATTCATTTGCTCCTGCCAGTGTTCACCAGAAGAGAAAACTTGATATTCCTGACGTTCCTGATACGTGAGTACTTCTTTAATACTTTACTATTTATTGTCTAGATAATTATagatcaataataataatgaaaataataattatcaaacagAAGACCGACAAAACAATTCATATCGGAAGAAAAAATGGCAGCgcactttaaaaatatgcgtATAAGTTCAAGCTACAATCCAACACCGTCGTGTTCAACCTCAGCAGACTACAGTGCTCAGCCATCAACCAGCAGCCAAGTGGATTTGAATGTAGAAACAAATCCATTGAATGTAGAAAATGGTGAAAATTTGCATCCCAGACTGGTAATATCAGAGGAGCTTAAAAGAATTCAACAAGAGC
This genomic interval from Microplitis mediator isolate UGA2020A chromosome 2, iyMicMedi2.1, whole genome shotgun sequence contains the following:
- the LOC130664128 gene encoding ras-related protein RabX-like, encoding MTMPTQFQMIHPPAQNQMPGPHMHTPPSIFEHMMGQQNPPHEPGAWSQMPQIPPMYMPWSIPSMQQSQMMRFTGEKDSFAPASVHQKRKLDIPDVPDTRPTKQFISEEKMAAHFKNMRISSSYNPTPSCSTSADYSAQPSTSSQVDLNVETNPLNVENGENLHPRLVISEELKRIQQEPLIPASLLSKLERPSMALVLWEPPSKHLRSFIAQAGIQLPSTSRNNEEDNNNNNNNNSNNNNNNNYNNLNLNNNNSQLVANLNESLEPSSLELEPMDL